The following proteins come from a genomic window of Notamacropus eugenii isolate mMacEug1 chromosome X, mMacEug1.pri_v2, whole genome shotgun sequence:
- the HMGB3 gene encoding high mobility group protein B3 isoform X1 codes for MAKGDPKKPKGKMSAYAFFVQTCREEHKKKNPEVPVNFAEFSKKCSERWKTMSGKEKSKFDEMAKADKVRYDREMKDYGPAKGGKKKKDPNAPKRPPSGFFLFCSEFRPKIKSTNPGISIGDVAKKLGEMWNNLSDNEKQPYNNKAAKLKEKYEKDVADYKSKGKFDGAKGAAKAARKKVEEEDEEDEEDEEEEEDEEDDE; via the exons ATGGCTAAAGGTGACCCCAAGAAACCGAAGGGCAAGATGTCTGCTTACGCCTTCTTTGTGCAAACTTGCCGGGAAGAGCATAAGAAAAAGAATCCAGAGGTTCCTGTTAACTTTGCAGAGTTTTCTAAAAAGTGTTCTGAGAGGTGGAAG ACTATGTCGGGGAAAGAGAAATCCAAGTTTGATGAGATGGCAAAAGCTGACAAGGTACGATATGATAGAGAAATGAAAGACTATGGACCAGCAAAAGGTGGCAAAAAGAAGAAGGATCCTAATGCACCTAAACGGCCACC GTCTGGCTTCTTCCTGTTCTGTTCAGAATTTCGTCCCAAGATCAAGTCTACAAACCCTGGCATATCCATTGGGGATGTGGCAAAGAAGCTTGGCGAAATGTGGAACAATCTGAGTGACAATGAGAAGCAACCTTATAATAATAAGGCAGCCAAACTGAAGGAGAAATACGAGAAG GATGTCGCAGATTATAAGTCGAAAGGGAAGTTCGATGGGGCAAAGGGGGCGGCTAAAGCTGCCCGGAAAAAGGTAGAGGAGGAAGACGAGGAGGACGAGgaagacgaggaggaggaggaggatgaagaagatgACGAATGA
- the HMGB3 gene encoding high mobility group protein B3 isoform X2, translating into MAKGDPKKPKGKMSAYAFFVQTCREEHKKKNPEVPVNFAEFSKKCSERWKTMSGKEKSKFDEMAKADKVRYDREMKDYGPAKGGKKKKDPNAPKRPPSGFFLFCSEFRPKIKSTNPGISIGDVAKKLGEMWNNLSDNEKQPYNNKAAKLKEKYEKVFSILLSPGSPPT; encoded by the exons ATGGCTAAAGGTGACCCCAAGAAACCGAAGGGCAAGATGTCTGCTTACGCCTTCTTTGTGCAAACTTGCCGGGAAGAGCATAAGAAAAAGAATCCAGAGGTTCCTGTTAACTTTGCAGAGTTTTCTAAAAAGTGTTCTGAGAGGTGGAAG ACTATGTCGGGGAAAGAGAAATCCAAGTTTGATGAGATGGCAAAAGCTGACAAGGTACGATATGATAGAGAAATGAAAGACTATGGACCAGCAAAAGGTGGCAAAAAGAAGAAGGATCCTAATGCACCTAAACGGCCACC GTCTGGCTTCTTCCTGTTCTGTTCAGAATTTCGTCCCAAGATCAAGTCTACAAACCCTGGCATATCCATTGGGGATGTGGCAAAGAAGCTTGGCGAAATGTGGAACAATCTGAGTGACAATGAGAAGCAACCTTATAATAATAAGGCAGCCAAACTGAAGGAGAAATACGAGAAG